TATATAATTTGGATGTTAACCTCATTATGCAAGCACTTTTCAAATGCTTCTACCACCATAGCCTTTTTGTTCCATTCTATCATTGCCAAATTGCCCAAGAGTCATATGACTATCATTATTACTACCTCTTCTGAGGTGAACTAAGTTGTTTTTAGAAATCACTGTCCAATGCAAGTTACTGTATAGCCAGTTGGGTCCTGGACATCGAAGAGGAAAGGGTACCTAAAGCTCagatgtgattacttaagaaacTGTTTTGGTTACGCAGATATATGCACGGCTAAGAAAACGATAGTAATATAAACACATAGTGATAGGATTGATGTCATTAACTTGGTAAAGGCACTTAGATTTTCGCCTCACACTTGTTGCTTCAGTTTCCGCCTCACCTACCACTTTTCTACTACATAGGCTCATCTACTACACTTAGATTCTGCATACATGCATAAGACCTGGAGGCAGCAGTTAATTACATAGGCTCTTCTGGCAATTTCGTGTTTGCATCAACGAACTGCATACGATGTTTTGAAAATACCGGGCATATTGGATCCCATTCAGCCAAGAGGAGCTCTAAGTTGGTTTTTTGTTGTCTGTTTATAAGATATCTGTATTACGAGATATTATccagatgcataacctgttatgcagatgtaccatatctgttatgcagtatgcataatctgttatgcagatgTACCATATTTTTTATTCTACCATATCTGTTATATTTGTACATTACTTGGCTTGTACACCAAGTTATTTCCTTCCTGTTTTATCTctggttcttgtatataagaccaGGCACATGTATAATTCGTTTGTACCTTTTACCTTAATTCAATATACCATGATAAATTctgtcatggtatcagagcaagtcaAGATCTAAATCAAACCGTCTTTCCGCTGCAACAAACAAACGATAACCAGTAACCAGTATCAGAATCATAAAACTCAAAACCCTAGTGTCATATCTTCTTCATCACAGCCCAACATGTCACGTGAAGATTATCAACCCATTACTGTGAagtttgatggaacaaactacaATCATTGGTCTTTCTTAATGAGAAGTTTCCTCAAGGGAAAATCCATGTGGAAATATATTGACGGCAAAGCTAAGAAGCCTGCAAACGGAGTCGTCATCACTGACAAAGGAAAAGATACAGGAGAAGAAACTGCAGAGAGCTGGGAGATCAATAATCACAAAATATTAACCTGGCTaagcaacacagtagtaacaTCTATAAGCATGCAACTTACAAGCTTTGAGACTGCCAAAGATGCATGGGAGTTTCTCTCAAAAAGAGAAGAGTCTCGATTAGTTCAGCTCTTAATGGCATTAAGAGATGACTTTGAGACTGTGAGAGCCTCAATCCTCCATCGATCACCTCTTCCGTCTGTCGAAGCCGCATTGTCAGAACTCATCACTGAAGAAACTCGGAAAAGAATCAAACCAGACATACCAGCAGTGTTTGCAGTCAATTCACGTGCAAACTTTAACACTCATCTCAACTCTCAGAAAACTCATCGTGATTTCTCACAAATCCAGTGCTACAACTGTAAGAAACCAGGCCACCTAGCCAAGAACTGCACCGTGCCATCAGTGCAAAGTGGATCACAAAGCTCAAACACACAAACAATCCAGCAAGGATCAAGCTTCCCAATCCAGTGCAACTACTGCAAGGAACCAGGGCATACAGTAGGAAACTGTACATCCCCTACTTCCAGAAATATGAGAGAACGAAGAAAGTTTAATGGAACTGGATACACATCTGCACCATCCAGTTATGCAGCTACATCACCATCCAGTTATGCAGCTGCATCCACACCAAACAATCTAGCTGACATACAAGAGATGCTCAAGAAAGCACTCTCACTGGGTAACAATAACTCTACAGCAGCATCTACACTATCTACTTCCACAAGTAGCTTTTCAAATGGATCCCAAGACAGAAAAGCttgttgggataggccgtagagtagGAAGATTGTATCTTCTCGAAAGACTGATTTCTCCTAGGCTGTCAAAGAGTGAGCTTGCCGCAACTGCAAATTCCTTTTGTACGTCATCAGTACAAAAAAACGGATCATCAACTTATCCTTTGTTTCTTCTGAGCTGCAACCTGCTGATCTTTTTACTAAGGCGCTGTCTTCTGCACGCCTTAAGCTCttaatttccaaactcaacatgtgCTCTATCCCATGTTGAGTTTGAGGGGAGGGGGATGTACCATATCTGTTATGCAgaatgcataatctgttatgcagatgTACTATATTTGTTATTCTAGCATATCTGTTATATTTGTACATTACTTGGCTTGTACACCAAGTTATTTCCTTCCTGTTTTATCTctggttcttgtatataagaTCAGGCACATGTATAATTCGTTTGTACCTTTTACCTTAATTCAATATACTATGACAAATTCTGTCAATCTGTAGGTGTTTTCCCTTTTTTATTCGGAACTGTAATCTGACTGGGTGGTGTAATGGGACAGGAGCTACGGAGCATGGTTGTGTTATTTGGAGGTTGTCAACCTTGAGAAAGAGTACTTATAAGCATAAGCATTAATCTTTTATCTCTCTCTGATATCTGTAACCTCGGGTATGTCAACATTGAGGTATGCCTTGGATGCATTTGTGGACGAAAGCATGAAATTACCTGTGGAAATTGTCAGGACTCTTATTCTTACCTGAGAATTGtcagaaattctcaggagtatttCTTTCCAAGTAACATCAGTATGTCATTTCCGATTATAACCTGGTATTTTTTGACAAAGGCAGAAACTACTGCAGTTACTATTGCTACTTGCTAACTGACATATAGAGTATGTATCTGGTATCTGATTTGCAAATCCCCCCTAAAGGGTCATCATCAATTTGCAACCTGTCAAAAAATCTCATACAGTCATCGCTCAGCACTAATACAGCGTCTGCACGTGTTGGAgatgtttagatgcataatatgCAACATATGTGCGACTTAGTTTAATGTTCAAGTCTTCGAATTCTACCAAACAAAACTTGTGTGGGGAAGTGCAAACAAATGGGCTGGTGACCCACTAAGTTTAAGACTCCATCCATTGTCATTGTGTGCAGGCCTGGACTTTGTTTTTTCAGTCATGAAGTTGAATTTGTCAATTGAATAGAGTTCACACGCGAGGGATGCCTGATATTCATTTGATCTCCTTGAAATAAAATAGGTGATTCGTTAGTTTGAAATCTATTATTCTAACATGGGATAACTAAGCCGTTAAAGCACAAATAACAATGCTTGTTAATTTTGTAGTTTGGTCGAGATGAAGTCAATTTCTTCCTACTTTCTAAAAACTTGCATTTGCTAAGGCTATGGTATCCCTTCCTCTTTATCACACAGTTGATCAAGAGTCCTATAAGCAATGGCTTGAGATATCTTTAGGGGGTTGCATGTAATCTGGAAGGCCGTCTCTTCCTTTGCTGCATAACGTACCAATGTAACCGCAACTTCAACAACAGCACTTCAACcacaaaagaaaggaaaaaggaaaagTTGAAAGGTAACAATACCTTGCTGGTGCAAGCAGCAACAGGCCGATTTGGCGAATGCTTTGGCCTTTTGTGCACGTTATAAATAGAAAAAGTTCCTTCAATCACGCACATGTGCACTAAACGATGGAAGAACGGCCATTACTAGAACTGTAGAATCAGTTTGTGGAGAGGACGATGGGAATTTTTGGTTCTGATTAGATTGCGGTTAATAAGCATCATTTGAGGTTAGATTATTTTTTACACGGCCGTACGTTCAACAGCTGGTTTGGTGGGGGTGTATTATATGCGCAGGTGGTTTGTGAACTTTTCATGATAGCTATACAAAATGGTCCTAAATTCCTAATAGTCAATCACAAACAACATGAAAGATGACCATTAGGTACATAATCGGTTGTGCGAAGGGTTAGGATAGCAAGACAACTCTTAAGCATTTGAAACCTAAGATATAATCAAAGGGTTGACAGCAATCTTTACAAAGCCAGAAGCCTAATTATCCGCACTGGCAAGCAAGGGCCAACTTAAATGAAATTATGTTttgtatctctaatcaaatcaaGGAGAAAATGACATCAGTTTTTTAGTCTTTTAAACATGTAACTAAAAAGGCTAACCATAAAGCAGCTGCATAAGCCCAAAGGCCCCAAACAACCGATACATGTGCAACTTGTAACTTACACCATGTTTGCTTACTTCTGACTTGTATGGATCTGAGTCATCCGGATCTGAATGAAATCACCTGATTCATCTATATTTGATTCAATATGTTTGTTCtgaattagatttgactcaaCTGACTTAAAAATATGTGAGTCAATGGTTTGGTCCTATGAGTTAGGGGCACTTTGTTACCTGACTTAAACGGCTCCGAGTCAGAGGTTAGGTCCGAGCTAGAGGtcaagtcagatctgactcaaaaaaaaaaaaacagtctgaCTGTTGACTCAGCGTGAATCGGtaattgactcagattcagacaccGAATCAGCTGCGaacaaacaaacaaggtgttagTCTCCCAGCGAGCGTTTAACACAACCAAGTGACCAACTTCTAGTTTTTACACTCTGTCCACATTTTCTTCATAGAATTAAAAATCAAACAACCTTCCGCCTTGCATGCACAGCCATGCAATACATGATCGTAGTGCCAATCATAATCTAACACCTACAGGGTGTTACCCATCCCGAGTTATTactaattaatcaaatcaaaacttTGCTGTTAGAAATTTGAAAACTCGGATTATATTGCTCCAATCTTTTGCTGTTAGCAGctgtattttaaaaaaaaaaaattataaattttaAAATGGTCACTCCACATGGATCTCAATCTTATTTCTGTCAAGTGTCGACAACCTTAActagatttttcttttctttctcacccGTCATCCGTTTGTCATTGGGTGTCTTCTTGCCTTGTCCAGCATTTTAGATTTAATGTTTATCTTCCTCTATTACTGGTTCACGGTCAGCTAGATCATgattataaaaaaatttaatttccAGATGTATCATCGGTTGGTCTTCTTAATGTGAAAACTAAGATGATGTTGCCATAAACCCAACCTTTATTCTTGAGTACTCTAAAGACGAAACTTTTGAGCCAAAAGTTTATAGATTAGGAAGATCTCCCGTGATCATGTTGTATGTGAATAATTTTGGTAGAGACTGTTGGTTGGTTAGTCGGTGGAATCGACTTGCCGTTTTCGGTTTTTTTGGATATGGATAATCTTAAGGAGTGGATGCTTACGCGGATAATTAATACTTATGTCAAAAAGTAAAGTTAAGTATACCTGTGACTTGAAAAGCTATATTTTGTACTTAAAATTCAAAGCACAAGATATACATGCGCTGGTGCACATAGGGAAGCCGATTTCTCAACCAAATGGGATTTGGTAACACAAGAGAAGTAATCCTGGTTGTATTCCACGGCCAGCACTATAATTCCAAACTAAGTAAACATGCACCCCCAACTGTGACCACATCCAAATCAAACTTAAATAAGCATGTGCATACATAGTAGGTAGTGcgaaaataaattttgagtagGATGTGCAACAGTAAACAACATCCGTAGAAACAGTGGACGAGTCTAAAACCATGACGGTTTCCATGAAACAGCTTTGTTTTCGAAGGATATATGTATATTGTACTTCATTAACAGGAGCTGTACAACAGCCGATACAATCCTTTTATAATGCAATTTGAAGTCAACACTAGCATGAGAATATGGTGGAGTGTAGCAAGAGATATTTCCGTTTGTTTCTTCTTTGCTGGCTGGTCGACTTGTTTATTGTTTTGTGATTTTTTATTTGGATTCAAAAGTTGTCATGATCATTTAAGAAGATACACATTACACAACCGTTGAGATTCTATTGTATTTTAAGGATTTGATGAGAGGGGATGCGTATTTCTTAAATTTCTCTGCTGCCGTTGAGCTCAATCAAAGATTAGATCAAGCTACATTAACCACGAATTAAGGCGTGCAATACACAATACTTAATCTGTTAATCATGCTGTGGTTGGTCGCCTTAAATTATGCCATGAACACGATTGTACCGGGGTTCCAGTTATTATGCCATAGACTACAAGATTTAATTGAAACTGGCAGTGGCGGAGCCAAAAAATGAAATTAAGGGGGACCAGAACAAAAAAATCTAAGACTTAGTGGACCAAATGCTAAGACCTTGGTGGACTAAACATAAAATATAGGTTTAAACTAGGGTGTTTCCTATGGTTTAGAGGATTTTAGGAGGGGCTAGAGCCAGGGTTAGTCGACCCTTGGCTCCGCCAAACTGGTTTCCTTTAAGATTCCTTAATGATAATCATCGTCTGATAGTAAAGGTTTGACGTGGTAGACTAGTTGACGATATATCAGTAGTATAGTGCAGATGCTGTGACCGTTGCAAGGAAATTAACATGGGTAGACCATACACAGATAAAAAAACTGTATTGAACTATTTatatttatgaaaataaaaaaacaataaattacAGTTAAATCTCTATAATTTAATAGTTTTGGGACCactaaattttattaatttaaaaagatattaaattatcaataaattaataatatattaatttagaGATGATTCCAATTGATAACGTCAATAAATTGAATTTGACTCATTTAATCCGAACGATTTGGAATTTGAAGTATTCTACTATTGACTATTGACTATAGAAACTTAGATATTCATCCATTTAAATTGTTGGTCGGTAAATTGACATAATTAAGGATGAAATACAATTAGATttgaacttcaaaaaaaaaaaaaagcaactaTTGATTTATATTTTTCTAAAGTTTGATGTGTATAAAAaacatttccattttcttattagTAAGAATtaatttatataatatttgggatCTATAAATAGTTAAGGGAGATTTTTGAAGCGTATTAAATTATTATATTatcgaaattattattttagcactatACACCTAAGAAGGGACcaagaaattttattattttagcgagtaTTAAATCACAGAGGTTCTACTGTATTttcgaaacaaaaataaaaagaaaataaaaaatattaacacCGCTTAACTGGGGGCCCTGGAAAATAATGGGGGCCTCACCAAATTATACCCACTCCATTTATTTTAGGGGGTTCCAATATGTAGTGAAAATGCTATTTTGCCCTTCACTAATAATAAAACTTCAAATTATATTCACCCTTAACCCTACGCCTCTATTTCATTTCCATCTTTTAACAAAAAAATCGGAATCTCTTCTCCTACCCTTTCCCTCTCTCAACTATCTTCTCTTCCATTAacgacacaaaaagaaaaaaaaatagttataGTTAAAGGGTCGTCAACCCGAAAATCCTAaagcctaacgatttttcatacgcATGTAGAgactatgaaaaatcgttaaggtATATGAGGAGGGAGATAACGACCCTAATTCTGGTTTCTCATTTTTTTGCTCTAGTCTAGAGTCATTGCCGTAATATAGAAACATATGACGATCCTTTGCGAACGACCCCCTTTTAAAAGTTAACGACTTTATGTGAAAAACAAACAGCCTCTCTGTCCTAAATATGGAAAGGGTCGTCAACTTAAGTCTTAAAGAGTCGTCAACTTAAGTCATGTTTTCCTCCACGACACTATAAAAAGAGAAAGTTTATCATAGAGTCGTCAATTTAAGTATTAGAGAGTCGTCATCCGCAACTTGAGGGTCGTTACCAGTTATCATAGGGTCGTCATTTGGAATTTGAGGGTCGTTTACGTGGAAAAATTTTGGATGACGACCCTTGTTAGAGTCGTCAGAGTTTatcatattattatgatgatttttcataacctgaaaAAAATTGCAGGCCGTCATTTGGAATTTGAGGGTTTACGTGTTAAATTTTTGGATGACGATTCTTGTTAGAGTCGTCAGGGATTATTGTATtaccatgacgatttttcataacctgaaaagttgcaggtttgagtcgtcaatggTGGTATCAATTAATTGACGACTTTCCAGAGTCGTTGGGGTATATATCCCTCGACAATGACGACTTTTTCTCTGAGTTCTGGCATAGTGTATATggatcgaccacttggagcaccatctAGACCATTTGAAGAGTATAAGAAATTTACCCGAGTATTTTgaacttcgtgttcttcattttgagaATTGGTTTCTTCGTTATGATCAATGGGATCTTCATCGGCACCCTCATTTTGAGATGACAACATCTTTTCATAAAccctttttattttcaaattttaattctaaaaaattctgattttaatctaaccacactaattaatttaactaactattaacactaatcatttaggggcagtttagccattaaaaaaatttaggACAAGGGGTAACcaccaattactatttcatgaccttttttttcCTGTAGCTAGGGGCCCCTAATTATTTTTCAGGGCCCCCAATTAAGCGGTGAATATAAACTGCATGacctagaaaaaagaaaagataatttcAAATTTCTAAACATCAGCGAAATTATCTTATTATAAAGATCTCGTAATTAGGGGATGCTTTTAATTGGAgatagaggaaaaggacaaaaactggatttaaatatcaaatcatggtcaccccttatctatgtattttaactaattcctaatctacccctcgcTATCAGGTTTAGTGATTAGTTATAAATTAGAAAattcataagattatttgataaatgattagtgtgtatatttgagtgaggtgagagtagaaggagagaaaaaaattgagagaaaactttttttttttttggtgaaaatggtggatgattgtgaagagagaattgctgatgaatctttagctcaactacaacaaggagcatatcttgaatcttcagctAATTATAACCATTCACAATTGGAATTATATGATGCACCAACACCCTTAGAtcatgatttttgtgagcaaGAAGAAtttcgtgaagaaccaacccaagaaagtaaacaagctcAACATACAATcactcccaatactcaggtaaaggtgccaatgtgttgaaaatttgattttttttcttctttgaatccaccatttttgcagctgaaatagctctGTGTCGGCATGgacgtagtatgaatacaatgccggcagTACCATTACCGTCATAGTATTCATACTACATTCATGCCCGCCAATAATATCCCCAATTTTGAAATTCaagccggcattgtattcaaccaAAAGACTATGCCGGTGCACAAAATGTTTTTTACCTACCACAGAATATTCTACGCAATATGCTACCGGCATGGTTCAATTCTAATCTTACCATACCGGTACCAcccaaaaaacatacaggaattaGTGACTTTGAAAGTTAAATACCGACATGGTTGTTTAATTAGCGACCATGCCGGGACTGTGTAGCGGCGTGGATCCATAGGTAAAGAGCATGCCGATACCAGCGGTTTCGGCATTGATTTCCAATGAAATGATTATGCCGGAAGCAATTCAAATTTGGAACCGCAGTTTCGTTTCAGTTCGACCatgccggaacattggtcgagTATAGGTCCGGCAtagtattttatttcattttttgaactaagttaattttctttttattcgtCCCTTAGATtatgacatatattgatccaacaaatgcaagaccgcttggtcgggatacgtcggaatactataaaattccaccggtatgttaccaaagaatacttttcacTTAGTGTCTTGAACTTTACAAATAGATTGCttataatgaaccttataatatcCCATTGTTGTctttatgtagggaataaaatctaaAGAGGAAGCAATTTtttgggctaaagagacggctcttaagcacatgtgtgtgttggtgaggaatacccaagatTCAAAGATTCGTTTTGAGATgacttgcgagagaagtgggtaATACAAGGAGAATAATATCCACAAGAGAAaagattatgtatatccaaagaagactaatatggCATACAAGAatcgtacgaggaaggataactgcccatttaagcttgtattccattTAAGAGACAAGAAATGGTATTGTGAGGTTCGATTCGGCCGCCATAACCAcccggatccgaaagattttgttggtcaatCTCTAATTGCGAAGCTAAAATCTCATGAATTTGAGGATGTAAAATgaatgaccaaagcatgtatcaaatCAAGAAAAATTCTCAGAGGCCTCAAGGAAAAGGATCGGAAGAAcgtttcttctctaagtacaatttatagcgcacaagcaactattagaaaGGTGGAATGGGAAGGTAGGAGCGTTATGCAATaatttgagaagatagcttgggatcacaactacactcGTATCATCAAAAGAGGGATGGAaaacaagccccttcaaatattcatttcgcatcctttgcttgcacagttggctcatacatgttttggtgttcttatgatggattgcacctacaagacaaacaaatacaatatgccgttgttcaacatcgtgggggaAAACATCAGACAAGttatcattcacattggcttggtgtttaatggaaaacaagAAGGATTATAATTATAATTGGACATTaagacaattgaaattattcttccgggaaaatcatcttccgagggtcatcataaccgataacGATGACGgattaatgaatgcaatatccaacgtcttcccggatgcacaaaatttcctatgtacatatcatatacatCAAAATGTGACAAAATATTGTCATGCTTTctttgaacccactaaggcggatattaagaaaagaatgattgttcaactagaggaagaccttcgcaagaagaaactatcacccgaagaagaagaagatgaaagaggaaagagcgagtggacaaagaacacgatgaaaatcataaaaagtggttggaatttaagagagattgggagaaagtttattggtctcttaccgaggatacgTACAAAAAgaatttgaacatgtttattgccaATTGgaacgaagtgtatccaagtgtTGTCCTGTATTTTCGGAagcaatggttggataagtacaaggaaaaatttgtacGTGCATGGACAAACCGTTATAGACACTACTAGTATAACGGAGTCTGCTCATGCGAGTTTTAAAGGTCTCATCGATTCTAACCAAGGAAACGTGGTGAaggtcaccgaggcaatggagcaatacttcaaaacccaccaaataacaaaaatccttatctcaaGAACGCAACCGTCGAAAAATAGATCAAGCCAGCACGGATCAAGCTTCAcaagcgatgggagattcatcaacaATCTCTATTTTCAAACCACAATCAAGCTCTacttgcaaagtaagtagattcaCCATTACTATTACTATATGGACATTTAAAATCTTCTCTACTATGACGTatcactaatataatcttctcttacagagtcatcattgcagctgtcaaatttgcaagtcaccttctcatttAACCATAGATTGTCcatatatttattcgaagtgTAGAAAATGTGATGGGACACgctggttttggattgcaaaaagtgatgatgctgaaaattgaagaatgtttctaaggcgTTTGAATCACCCAAAATGCGAAGAGTTTCAATGGTTAGACAATGATGTTGCACTATCCGAATCAAGAGATAAACACAAGGACCAATGCAAGCATATTGATGGGTATGATGgatgttatatgaagggaaaggaatatgttgaaagagaagatgaaccaatgaagattCCTTGACACCGAGCTtccagacgatgtcttcgaagatattcgCGAAAGTCTCAAAAGTTCtgtaattgttgaaaagggatggtaATATATTAGGAGATCATCTTAAACCAAAGTACCCCATTcacaagtgtagatggtggattttcgacaagggcttgtaggatcagaatctcacagcaataatgcctcagcgaaattaacaacaacacaacacaacagcgtcgcagaacaattttagaaatgatataataaatgacgtcagctataatcatgagaaagatgtgagagtcctgcgaaaattagagagtttgtgagattaatatttgtgaggttgcgagaatgtcgcaaaccatatccgaaaataaaggatacattagctgtcatccactatgtattttcctataaatagtcattcagttgtaaaggaaaagggagagatctttttctaattgagaaacaagtaaataggagagaaaaaatctagagtagtggtggttcttgattcctttatcttttcttgtaagattgttcaaagattcatcaataaaattaagattgttcatctaaaatgagttgaatgttaatgaaatcttatgaggggtgtagtgtaggatttcctgcaactacataatggtgctagaaacagggaacgattAAAgactgaagattattctagaaaaaattgaagattaatattgagatttgtgaagatttggagtgactgattaagaattttacataatctcttgccaattcattaatattgaagagatggctagaagaaaaagaaatacatctgaacaactgactactgttagaagaagtaagagaattgctggaagggaaataagtgaaatgggagaatcaactagaatgagaaataatggagaaaatcgaattcaaccaccagttcaacaaacactaaatCAAAGAAGGAACAcaaattatgatagggtgagtatacacacttggaaatcaaattcagcagaagaagtagaagaatagCAACAAACCAGGaatcatagacaggtagagagaaatcaagaagcagatgaaggaataattcatggagatgaggaaattggaacgttagaaacgttgagacgaagaatatacgaagaaagaagagctgagtcagaagaacgtgcgaatttaacaaggcaaaatcatgaattgaggatgaaaaatatgagactacatagtagaagatcaagaagtattacaaaatcatattccagatcgactagaagagaaatgaggcgaaactcacccacaattaatgctggaaacttcaagaagaaatatcaaatcctaatgaagaatatcgcaaaaatggagaaagaactgatgatcgttacgtcccacaaaatgaaacttttgatgataggcaaaatggtagaaatcatgagaatggacaacgtcaggggcAAAATGAttaagatggcgaaggaaataaagaggaaggaaggagaattttacatgaaagagaaactcaaagaaatcaacaaacgattgaagaagaaattgaaagacgttatgctgaacaagcacgtttaacttgcgaacgtgaaagattgagagcggaaatggaagaacaagagcttcaggagacaattcgccagaacaatcacgacaatcgagaaagaagcgtacacaaaaccggaataacggtaatatcaatgaagagtatgatagatacagaggatggctgaaagacagcgaatggaattaataagaaat
Above is a genomic segment from Papaver somniferum cultivar HN1 chromosome 10, ASM357369v1, whole genome shotgun sequence containing:
- the LOC113315701 gene encoding uncharacterized protein LOC113315701, with product MSREDYQPITVKFDGTNYNHWSFLMRSFLKGKSMWKYIDGKAKKPANGVVITDKGKDTGEETAESWEINNHKILTWLSNTVVTSISMQLTSFETAKDAWEFLSKREESRLVQLLMALRDDFETVRASILHRSPLPSVEAALSELITEETRKRIKPDIPAVFAVNSRANFNTHLNSQKTHRDFSQIQCYNCKKPGHLAKNCTVPSVQSGSQSSNTQTIQQGSSFPIQCNYCKEPGHTVGNCTSPTSRNMRERRKFNGTGYTSAPSSYAATSPSSYAAASTPNNLADIQEMLKKALSLGNNNSTAASTLSTSTSSFSNGSQDRKACWDRP